Within Cercospora beticola chromosome 6, complete sequence, the genomic segment GTTCACCACGTGGTAGGTGAGGAGAGCTGCAATGACATCTGGTGTGCCCTGTAGCGACTCGAGGACCTGAGCAGCAGCCTCGAGAGCTGAGTTGCTAGGTGCGAAGATAGTGATATTGCTGGCGCCAGCGAGGGTTGCAACCACTGCTGGATGTCAGTAACTGCAGCAGAAGAGCCTTCGGTGGTACTCACGGTCTGGAAAGCCCTGGAGAACCGTGTTGAACGACGACAGGTCATCTGTGGTGCTGAGAGCGTCGGCGAGAGCGGGCGGCGCTGCTGCATCCTGTGCTGATACCAGAGCAgcggctgctgcgaagatgaGGTTCTTGAACTGCATGTCTGCTGTTGACTGGCACTGACAGAGGTCGAGAAGAAGGTGATGAAGCTCGAGCAAGAAGCCGGGAAGTGGGATATAAGGACTTACATACGGCCGCACAGTGCCTCTTATTTGCTCTGTGGTCGAACAAGACGGAGCACGATCCAACTGACGTGGGCCGGGATGCAGTATACCGCGCAGAGGCGCGAACTTCGAGGAAGCTCGTAGCCCGTTCCGGCACGTTCATTGGAGCTATGCATGTGCACAGCCAGGACCATGCCCGCGCCCAGCACCCCAATGGATCTAGGTTGCGCTACTGTTTGCGAGCATATGTGTGGACGCCGCAGTCGCCGGCAAGTTTTGCCCGGGCACTGAGGCAGATGGCTGGAGGCTCAGTCTCTGATTCCAGCATGGCACTTGTTTGTTGCACCGCATGCCGACGACGTCGCTGCTCGCTTGCAGTGCACTGCCTCGTTCCTGCAATGATGCACCTACCGTGTGAAGCTGTATGGAGGCCAGCTCCGGTATCCAGACGCGTGTAGGAGCTGTGCAGACTACAGGCGCGTATGTCTATGACGATGTGGACCGATGTTGAAGTCAGATCTACTCCGCAGAATCGTGCTTGGCGTGCAGCGGAAACGACCAACCGAAACACACCTTGGCGACATGCCCAGCGACTCCGGGTCGTCCTTCCCATTAATCCATCAGACAAGGTCCGCGGACTGACGCGGCctttgttgatgttgtgtgATCTGGCGATGaaatctcatcatcatcgcggTGAGTTGTGGTTCGGAGTTGTCATGCAAGCACATACCAAGCTTGCCTCTGGCCTGGTCCATGGGCGCTGCCAAGTAGACGGGTGAGTGTTCCTCGCAGTGTCTGTCCAAAGACCATTGATGAAGATCTGAGTTGCAGAGCTGGAGCTCCATTGCGCGTCCCGTGCAGGAATGGCGAGCGGCCAAGACGAACAACGTGCTGTGTGCCGCACTACCACCAAGACGGCAAGTCGTGTCTCATGAAACTGGGAAGGCGGCCATGCGCTGTCCGGCAATGGTTGTCGTGCATCGGTGGTGATGCCTGCAGGCCAAGCCGTCGCTGTGGCGATGAGTATACTTTTCCGTGATGTGAGCACCGTGAGAACTCGGATTCTGATGTGCTCGCCTCAGTAGCGAAGTGGAACAGTTAGCGCAGCAGGTATAGTGCCAGCAAGGGACTGTGACTCTGCCAGGAGCGCTTAGCGACGCCGCTTGCTATCGCGCAAGATGGCAGAGGGATGAGGTCGGCGACTTATGATCCCACACGGCGCAAACTGGCCGCAAATTCATGGCGCCGCGGAGAGCTGTTTTCTGGGCGCGCGGTCGAGTACGAGCAGGACCGATGCATTGCTGGACGATCGAGCGAAGCGCTCCACCGTCCTCGGCAGTGAGGGAGCCGAGATAAACAAATACGCGGCATCCACCGCAAGCAGAACTGATCTCAGCCTGACGCGTTGCGCAAGGGACCACCTCTAGTTAACCTCTGACTGACTTACTAAACGGACAGCGGCCAGCATTACGAGCCAATTCTCACAAGGACGCGTATTCAGCTCATCCGCCTTGGAGACGAGCACGGCACGGGCTGCCAAAAGAGCTTCAGCAGTCTTGTTGCGACCGCAGTTGTACATGGGTCGGCAGCGCCTGAAAACGAATTACCAGCTGCGTAGAACAAGCCTGAAACGACTGCACAATACTCGTACCGCGCAGCAACAGACCTTTTGCCCAGTCTGCGCAGACCGGTGGCCTGGCCAAGTCTTCTGGCAGCACGAGCAGAGTTCGCATTCAAGAAAGCAAGCAGCCTGAGACCGCTTCAGACACTTAGTCGTGACCACCCGCGCACCACATATGACAGACGCCTTTCCACATGTTCAACTCTTCTTCAAAGGACCCAGCTCGCACAGCTGTCGTACATGATGCGCAGTACTCACACTGGCTATCACGCGCCACACGTAGTCCACCCTCACAAAGAACAACAATCAAGCGTCAAGTATACTACATCTCTCCTGGAACCCACTCTTCAATCAACTCATATATCAACTCCAACACATCAGATTCCTTGCTCACAAACTCCTCTTCCATCCTCCAGATCCACAACCACATCCACCTCAAACCCAACAACCATGCACAAACAACACCTTCTCCCTCTGCTCCCCCTCCTCATCTCCCCCATATCTTGCAACCCCCTCCCCCAGCCCCAACCCCTCGACCCCAACCCCCTCTTCCTCACAACATTCTACTCCGGAATCCACTGCACAGGTGTCCATACCGGAAACTTCACCGGCCCCAACTACCTCCCCAACCAACAAACCAATCCCGAAATTCCTGCAACCTACAAAACCTGTCTCCCAATCCCCTACCCAGGAATCACAAGCGCTGCAATGTTCCAAAGCGTGAATTTCGACAAAACATATGAGAATGGCAGTAGTCAGTATGTGTTCAAATTACATGCTGATTCGCACTGTcgggataataatattatgggagaggaggagaggtgGGGTGGGGGACGTGAGTATTTGGatttctttcttcttgttggGGATTGAATGGGTTGGGGTTGGGTTTGGCTGGGTTTGGAGGTGCAGAGTTTTGCTGACGATCTTTTTCAGGTTATGGGAATGCGACGAAGTATTGTGTGCGGACGAGTACAGTTCCAGGCGCGGTCGCTTGGAGTGTGAGAATTCGAGGTTACTTGGGGTGAAAGGAAGGAGCGCATCCAAAAACGGTATGGAGTGGGAGTAGAATCAATTGGATCAAAATCTCAAATTGGTATCACTATCATAAACATGACACATCGATGCATTGCACATAACTCGTCGGCCTCGCGAAAATCGAGCGTGAAAACATCATAATGGCTAGCAAGGCGTCAGTGGCATTTGACAAACAGCATCCTGTGCCCTGCCGCAAGCCGTTTGTTTCTGGCTCGTCCTCTCAGACCCCCTCATTAGGTCGTTCGCTCTCGACCGGTGATGGTAGACCCCGCAGTCGTGTTGGCCGCTTCCGAATGAACATTACTTCCTCTCACTTCGCCCAGGCAATTTGATCCCATTCGCGAGAACAACTGTGCACAAGAGTTGTCAGCAAAACTCGCCAAAAGGTAATTTGTGCACAGCACAGTATGACTTACTTCCGAATAACATCAACGTCACAGTCGGCAAGATCCAAGGTCCCAACACAAAATTGATGACCCTTTCCGTCAAAACCATGGTCGACAACAATGTCAACGTCAGCCCAATGAGCGTTGTAACAGTCAACCTCCACCAAAGCGCCTTCGCCTGCCGTCCTCGATTCAACCATGCCAGAGCCGCGAGCAACATAACCGCCAGCCCAATCGACACGAAGAAGTAGGTGAATGTGAGTGAGAACACTGTCCATCCCGCATCGATGTTCTCCCCAGCTTGACGTTGCCAGTACTCAGGCTCATATTTGGTAAAGTCAATGGGCGCATCAGCGTATTCCAGCGCTCTGTCCTGCGTCTCGTATGTATCACGACGATCAAAGCCGGCGATCTTGAAAACGGTGGAGTAGAGGACGGCAGAAATCCACCAGAAGGCATTCCGGCAGCTGTGAAGTCCTCGGTACCGTTGGCGATGGTTGGTGTGGCGGATATGACGACCTGGCCGAGGTAGCCAAGGCCTTGCGACGTGCTGAGGGAGCTCGTGCTTCGTTGGAGTTGTGTGGTGATCAAATCATGGGCGGTTGCGTTCAGGCTCGTAGCTGCATCGGCAAAGTCTTGCGCTGTGGCATTTGAGCTGTCCAAGAATAGAGGAAGTTTTCCAAAGACTTCCACGCCCAGGGACTTAGATTTGACGACAGCGGCGTTCCACATGATATTTTGTGATACGTCTTCGACAGCTAGCACCAGAGCCAGGTGGAGAGGGAAGTGGAGAGCGGACCAGATTTGTGTGCGGATCGTGCCAGAGTATTCCTCATTCTGGAAGTCAAAGTAGATCATGTAGAGGAAGTAGAGGATCAGGACTGCGCAGAAGATTGATGCGCCGACAGATCCGGAGAATGTGAATACTCCATCTGAGTACGCGATGTACTGGCAGGCTTTGGCTGTTGCAATTGCGCCTTCTCCGAGAATGATCAATGTCAACAGAGACATTCGTTCGACCAAGTGCGTGCCCTCAAAGGACAAGTTCCGGTATCTCATGGAGATGCCGGTTATGATGATGGTCTCGAGGACAGCCATGCCGTACCACGTCCAGTAGGTGTGGTTGTCGCCGTTGACATCCACCGCTCGTAGGCCCCAGAATAGTCCGAGATAGACCATTGCTGCGACAAAGTATGTGAGAGGGACGAACACGATCGGCAGCCTACTTTTCTTGTATTCTCTGCGCGGTGCTGCGTCAGTAGCACGCAAGGTTTCAGCGGTGTGCTGGAACTCACCTGGCAAAGCACAGAGCTTGAAGATATTGCAGGACCAGCACAAGCCGACTAATCATGAGTGCAATCGTCATGCCTTGGAAATAGTTCAGATTTGGTGTCTCTGGCGTGTCGTCGTTCGATTCCTCGCCAGGGTTGAACTTGGGGCCGcagacagcgaagacgaTTAGCACAAGTAGCTGAACTGCTTTGCACACTCTTTCGAATGCAGAGTCCATTGCGAGTCGCACATCGTACAATGAGACCTGGTACCAAGTGAACCAGAGCAGACAGAAGAAGCCAATGTACTGTCGGAGACTGTCGCCATCGTTGATTTCGTGGACGTATGTGAAAACAGTCAAATTGGCGACGAAGAACAGGTCGTAGAAGAGTTCTGAATGCGAAGCCTGGGCGAAGCGCCGAAATGCTGGTTTTGAGATCGTGTCGCTTCTCTCGATCTTGGGCTTGCCTGGATGAGATTCCTCGTCGCtattgtggtggtggtgctcatGGTGGTGGTATTTCTGCTCGCCAGGTTGTACGAAAGGACTTCGTATTAGTGGAAGATGGCTAGCTTCGCCTTCGTTCATAATGGCTGAGAAGATGCTTGTTCTGCGAAAGGAATAGCAAAGTCGCACAATGCGGATCCTTGGAGAACATACTCATCGGTCCTGAGCGTCTGGCGGATTCAGCCATGACGGTACTTGCCTTGCCTATGGGACGCCTTTAAGGATCGGCGAGGGAGCAGTCGAATCCTTCAGCAAGAGCCAACACAGCCAGCGCAGAGGGACCTCATGTTCACGGTCGATTTGCTTGCTCTGGATTGGCAGGAGAATTGCAGACGCCTGGCCTAATGCAAGTCGATATATGAACAATGCTCATACCACATTGTTTCCGGCCTGTGAGAGCCTGTCAGAGGATATAAAAAACGAAGTTGCGCTGCGCCACTACGCAATGTCGCAGCGATTGACAGCCAGTCCAAGCTCTATTTTTGGTCGAAGGATCAACAGCGTGCAAACAAGCCCGGAGTCAAGAACAATCCATCGAGAAGCGAATACGGTGGTTGGACGTGCTGTTTTTTGAGCGACAgagaggaagcagagaaCGTGCGCTTGAAAATCTGAAagttgtgttgttgttgtgcggtgcaggaagagcaggaacGAGTTGGAGATTGGGACTTGGCGCCGGAGATTTGTTCCTCCGAGATTTGTTCCTCGACGCGTTCAACTCAGGCTCCTTCGGAAAAAACAGTTTGCCGATTCCTGTGTTACTTCTGCTTCCACTTTCACTTCCACTCCCACTTCCGCACTCACAAATGGTAGTCGCGCACCGCTACCTTCCTTTCACACCCGCCGATACCTGCTGAAAGCTACGCGCGTCAGACGCTTTGCTCCTGACACTGCCTGTCCACGACACTGGTTTGTTGGACTTTGCTGAGGTTTTGGTCGATGGACCTTCCCCGGGACGATTCGCAGACGTCGTATTTGCGCCGAACAGGGGCCTTACACAAGTGTTACGAGACTCTTGGAACAACTCGGATCTGATTTTGGCTCCGGAATATCTCTTCAAGAGGCATGTTGTCGATCAAGCCCGTTACGAGAGAATCCGTGTATGAGGCCTGTAACCATGCTCGCATTGCATGCAGTCCATCATATGGAATTGGAGATCGGACTGCCATTACGCGTGTATTGAGCTCACAAATAGCTTTGTAGCCCTCAGCCCTAACAGACCCTAAACTTACGCACCCGGTCAAGGAACTGTACGGGCATATGCTGGAACTCAGAGTTTCTCAAACGTACGCTGATTAGCAGACACCGTCCTTGAAGCATAGCAGGAGTTGCCGGTTGCTCTATTTCGGTGCAAGATTACTCATAATTGCCTTTCGAGCTTGATATGCATCCTAGCTGCGGTCCCACGACTGCAGCATTGGAATTGTACTCCTCGAGAATGGCGTATAAGACAGAGCAGGGCCTCCCACCTGTCAGAACGTTCACTCTCCCCATTTGTATCACCACATTTGCTGCTCGTCTCCAGCTCTCATTACCCTGAGCTCCAGGTCAACCAAACCTCATCATGTTGCTTCAATGGCCTCTTCTCGGACTGCTCTTGGCTCAGCAGGGCTACGCtgattattattactactgTAAAGCTCTGCGTGACAAGGCGGGCCTCTATCACGAAGACGGCACGGGGGTCATCAAGCAATACAACAAAGGCGCAATCGTTACTGCTATGTGCTACAACAGCATAGGCATCAAAGTCCATAGAGGCCATGGTCATACTGCGTGGGTTCTTTACACAGACGAAGGCGGTTCAGATCCTTGGTGGAAATGTGAATTGGGCAATCAAAGTAAGGTGATGCATATTCATGTCCTGACTTCCGCTAATTTGTAAGATAAATTCCCTCCGTATGGATAGTTGTCGAAAGGCAGATTCAGTCTGCTTGCGCGTTCATCAGCCCCCAAGGAAAGAGATTATGAACCGTCGCAAACGACGTGCTGGAAAGCGTTCATCACACTTGGCTTAAGCGATGATCATACTGAAGTTGCCGAAGAGCAAAAGCGATTGTTGAGAGGAGCCCAAGACCAGCATGTCCTCTGGGCCATTATTGTCTTGTACAATCCCCATGACACTTCGAGTCATGTTACCTCTCGATGCATATGTCACGGCGAGACTGGTAGAAGATTGGGCCGATTGTGGAAAATGCGACTCACTTGTCATGCCATCTACCCATGCTTATCATCAATGTGGTCGAGCTGTCTACGGCGCACATTCTCCATGGCCTCTTTCACACGTTTGGCATGACGCGtttcttctttctcctctCTCCATCCACCATTCTGTCACCACATCCGACGAGCAACGTGAAGACAGAACACAAAGACGCCCGTAACGAACGAAACACCTGCCAGAGAATTGCACATCGCGAGTCCTCAGCCTCGATGATCTCCGCCGAGCTTCCGCATTGGGAGCTTCGCGATCCGGTGCTCGAGATGATCATTGCGTCACAGGAGACAGCCCTAGGAGCCAATGCAAGAAAGCCCTCAGCCGCTGTACACGCCTGGACAGGCTGACCTGACCTCCAAACTTTCTCGAATACGATGTGGGAAACTGGCCATGAACATGAATAATTCTGCTGCGAGATACTGTGAGGAGGGCACTCTCCGCTCAGCGCAAAGGATCACGTGAATGAGAGATGACTCTCCGCTGCGCCACATCCGGCCTTCTCGCTTCGCTTTGCCTTCGAAGAAGTTAGGCACAACCCGTAGGGCGGTGGTGTTAGGGGGAAAGCTGTATCTGGCAAGGTCGTGGCGGtcgccctcctccacctgTTCTGGCCGAGCTCTTCAATACCTGTCCAGCTGTGCCATTCTCAAGCCAGAAGCGGACTTCTCGAGGCCGTTGAACAGTGCCATGCGCCGCACTATGTCGCACAGGGTTGCGACTCGTTGCTAACAACCATGCACATGCGCGCATACATAGCACTCTCTGATACGGTCCAAAAGCATCCTCTGCGACAGAAGTGGGAAGGCGGCTTGAGGGTTCAGAAACTATTGAACGCCACCACCGTTCACATCTGGGCGTATGGGCTGGCCGTCGAAGAAGCGATATGCCAGCCGTATAGCTTGCGATGTAGCCGCGTTGTGCTACCTTGACCTTTCCATACCGGCGATCATGCAAGCACAATCCCGGCTCGCGGCACTGCTGCTCGCCTTGCTACTCTTCTGCAGCCATGTGTCCGCGTCAGGGTATCAGAGAACGTACACTAAAACGATAACGAAGCACAAGACTGTGACGACCTGTAAGAAGACGACAACCATCACCAAAACCAGCACGTACACCCAGCCTGGGAAAGCTGTAACGACTACAAAGACCAGTACTACAACACCAGTCACAACGTTAGTCACCACGAGCACCATTATTGACCCAGCTCTCTCGACAACGaccacaacaacaatcaCCTCGGGAACGACTACAGTCGCGGCGCCTTCGGGATTCCAAGGCGTACGTGACAGCCTACCCCAAGCCACTTATGATCCATCTTTGCTTGCAGACGGCAGTGGTCCAAGTGAAAAGAAGAAACGAGAGGCCATAGCTGAACTCTTCGAGCGCGAAAAGTGGACTGAGGAGAAGTGGTGGAAACGTAACAACTATCATGGCGCCAAAACCAAGACTGTGTACACCACGAAGACCAAGACTGTCCACAGTACAAAGACTATCAGGAAAACATCGACAAAGACTGTCCAGGGCTCTCCAACGAGCACTGCAACAGTAACAACGACTAGCACAGCACCGACTAGCACAgtcaccatcaccacaacctcAAATATCATCCCGCCTGTTATCACAAAGACAACGACAGAGACAACATTCGTCGCGACCGCATACGCAGCCTGCGCATCAAGCAACATAGCTAATGCAGtcatcgaggacgaagaaacACTTCCAATTCGACGCTTCGGTTTCACTGCGGACAGTACTGCAATGGATAACTCAGTCTTACTAGGcgacgatgtcgaagacgGCATTGCTTGCTGCAGTCTATTCTTCGCCATGCCATTCGCGTCTGATCCCGATAACGAGAACGGAAATGGACGACCAGCCTCTCAGGGCGTTTTTATTTGGGATTCAGACAGTCAGATATGTGTCGGCTACTATCATTCTGTGTACAATTGTACCATGCAAGCCGGAGATCCGATGAATAGACAGATCGTCGTGTCTAACGAGCGTCCTGGATTGGAGGGACTGGTTGTAGGCAACGGACAGTGTGGTTTCATTGATGGAAATGAATTTGGTAGTTAAGTTGAGTGGATCCCAACTGTATGTCTTATGTGTGGTTGTGCATTAGTTGATCGCATGTTCACGGCTTAGACATTTCATACACATACAGCCGACTCTTGCAAGAGCGTATTGTGATTTGCCGCTGCAACTCACACTGAgtcttgctctcgctgctgGACCTTCTCACTCCCTTTGCCATGGGTCTGCTGCGACATACCCCGCGCAGCAATAGGAGGTGTAAGTTTGGTGGCTGTAGTGAAGAAACGGTGCCGAGGTCCCAAGACTCCGAATTTGGGTACGGTCTTGAGATGTAATAATGTCTTAATTTACTGCCGCTGATACCATGGTGCTAACGCCAGAATCGCTTCGTCCACACTCGACACAACTTTCTGCTGGCCGCAGCCGCCATTGGCATGCGCACGAGACGCCCTGTTCTGCTgctactagccttagttctgaCCGTCGTGCTATACATCAGCCTCCGTGGCACGAGTCAAGACGTTCGGCACACAAGCGCAGACATCAGCCGATCTAGCAAGGTCAAGAATAATGCCTACGTGATATTCCTCTCCTCAGACGTCGTGGACGAAGCTGAGGATCAAGACCTAGAAGACGATACATATTGGATCGCCGCTCGAATCCTAGTCTACCAATTACTCTATGCCCCTGAGACCCGTACACGCCGCAACTATGAAGTTGTAGTAGCAACAACGCCCACCGTCTCCACTGCGAAACGCCAGCGCCTCCGTCAAGATGGAGCCAAAGTCGTTGAAATCGAAGACGTCGATGCCGGCTGGGTCCAGACCAACCAAACAAATTGGAAAAGTGTAATGGCGAAATTCCGACTCTGGCAAATGATCCAGTACGAACGCGTCATGCTCCTCGATGCTGATATCGTATTGCAAGACTGCATGGACGCAGCATTCGATGAGGAAGCCGTACGAACAAGGCGCACGATCGTGCCCGCAGATTACAAGCCAATGAAGAATGAAGCAGTTTTGCCAAACGACTATGCGTTCGCAGCGACTGCACGATTAAATATCAATGGCTTCAACTACCCACCCCTCAGCAAAGACGATTTCATGGAGAATGGCGACGCATTGAATGCAGGtttcatcatcctcaaacCCGATCAGGCCATGTTTGAATACTATACCTCGCTCACGCGGGTCGATCGGTATCTACCTAATGGAGAGCAACTTTTTGAGAGAATTTGGTCAGAGCAGGCGCTTTTAAATTATACGCACCGACGCGATGGGCCTATGCCGTGGGGAGAACTTGATCCGACTTGGATGTTGTTGGTGCCGAGGGTAGAGCATATTGTGAAGGGAAAGCCGAAGGCGCTGCATCAGAAATGGTGGAAGCCTATGTCGCATGGTATTGGGCCTTGGTTGTTGCCGTGGAAGGGGAGGATGGATGGATTTTGGGAAGGGAGGGAGTATGCCAAACGCAAAGGATAGGGCAGGCGTGTTTTGTGTATTGGAACCCCTGTAGTACGCCAAGAGTGTTATCATGGGTAATCGCGTCCGCACCATTTCCTCGACCAACTGCTGCCAACGTCTTCATTTATGTGTTCATCTCAAACATTTTCAGCACTTGTGCGCGACTGCATACGCgcgatgtcgatggtctTTGCGATGTGGTAAGAGATGGGCAATGAGCGGCCAGGCTTATCATGTTACAGCGCAGACGACGCGTCGCGACTGCGCTTTTACTCACTCTCTGCATTCTTGCATTGTACTCATGGAGCCGCCTCGAGGCCGTGCAACTGACATTACAATGGCCAACAGGAGCATACGATCATGGACACCATAATAAACAGGTTGAGGGTGATGAAGAGCTACGCCATCTTCTGATACCAGCCACAGAAGTCTCCAACGAGACCTGCAAGCTACTGGCATCGAGCATCATTCTAGACTACCCTGAACCCATCATCCTTGGACTACCGGAGAAGCGCACCTTGGAAGGAGTCTCTGATGGCAGAGCAAGACAGCTGAAGGAGAGGATCTTCAAGCTTGTTGTGGTACTGGAGTACCTAGAGTCGCTTCCTCGCTCGGCTGATCAAGATCTTGCCCTGGTGCTTGATGCATTCGATGTCTGGTTGCTTCTCCCTCCGCAGCTTGTCGAGCTACGCTATCACAGAGTTCTACGACAGAGTAATGCCCGATTAGCTGCGAGAGGGATTCTGGGCTTTGACAGCGGAGGTCGCGCTGTTGGCTCGAGTATCGTATTTGGCGCCGATCAAAGTTGCTGGCCAGACGAGACTCGTCCCTATTGTAGCCATGTGCCGGATTCACCCTTGCGAGACCCGAACTCTGAAACACCGACGAAAGAGGGAACTTCCGCGCACGCGAAGTGGGCGAACACAGGCGTGTTCATGGGGCCGGTCCAGGATCTGAGAGAATTGTTGCGCACCAGTCTGAAGCTGAGCGAGAGTGGCTACCAAACAGATTATAAGTGGCGGTTTGACGACCAAGGCGCCATCCAAGATGTCTGGGCTGAGCAAGAACGAGCACGCACACTGCTTGCTGGCGGAAACGCCACGCTGAAAGTGCCTGACAGTCAGCACGTGTCAGAATTCTTGCAATCGATGGCCGATTCTGTCGAGCACGGCATCACGATCGACCATGAGGGACAGGTTGCCCAACAAGCATGGAGCTCCATGCATTCCATTTTCTGGACGACTTACGATTCCATCAAAAACAAGCTGAAAGATCCCCCCGACGATTTCAATGATTTGCCGCAGCCATTTGGCGGCGACACAGGCCAGACCTGGGGAGGGACCAAGATAGGTGTGAATTTGGCAACCAAGCACGCATTTCCGATATTCCATATGACAGCGCACAAAGGCCTCcgatggcagctttggcCTAAGATGTGGTTTCAGAAGCATGGCAAGACAGTGCTTGGTCAGAAGAGCGCGAAAGTTGCTCTTTGGTCTAGGGACGGGACGAAGATCGAGCACAAGACGTGGAACGACATCTGCTTACAGTATACGCTCTTTCCCGACTGACTGTAAACGCGTAGAATCTTTTCGCTGTCACTCCTGGACACGTCAATCTCAAGTCCAGCGCTGACAAGGCAAGGCGACATACTGGTTCAGAACAAGTCGACTGCAAGCTCTCGCACAGGGCGCTTTTTAGTCACGGGAGTGGATCAGAAATCCTACCTCTCTACCTCTGCGCGAGGCATGTCCCTCTCATTCAATTCTTGGAAGGAGCATTTAAGCGACGTGATTGCGCAACGGTTCGAAGCGACGCGTGACAGGAAAGTGGACGACGTTGGCGTCAATTACATCAATACacgatgaagctgaagaaggattCATCTCTAACGACAAGTTTCAGCTGCTTTGTCGCAGGATGACAAGATACCCGCCATGCAAATCAACTCTTACACATCTGACCCTGCAGATGTTGTCGAGAAACAGAAGCCTGTTCGCTAGTGTTGCGCGCCATATTTGGCCAAAAGTTTCGTTGAATTCGTTGACGAGCTCTACTGATTCAAGGCCCGAAACGTCACGCCTTTATGCTTGCTTTGCCAACTCGGACAGGGCGGCGATTGCACCCTCTTCAGTCGACACAGGGCCGAATGTTGCAGCCTTCTGGCCTTCAGGACTCGTTGGAACTGTTTATCGAGTCAGCATAAGCCATGAGGAGGCGGACAGGGAGGGAGCACACCAGATGAGGTGGTGCTTTGCTCGGACGGGGAGGCTGACAGTGATGCGGAAGTTGCGACGTCATTCGAATCAATGGAGTGCTTGCTAGCAACTGCGGTCTTGTCAGTGAAGTCCAACACG encodes:
- a CDS encoding uncharacterized protein (antiSMASH:Cluster_3), which gives rise to MNEGEASHLPLIRSPFVQPGEQKYHHHEHHHHNSDEESHPGKPKIERSDTISKPAFRRFAQASHSELFYDLFFVANLTVFTYVHEINDGDSLRQYIGFFCLLWFTWYQVSLYDVRLAMDSAFERVCKAVQLLVLIVFAVCGPKFNPGEESNDDTPETPNLNYFQGMTIALMISRLVLVLQYLQALCFAREYKKSRLPIVFVPLTYFVAAMVYLGLFWGLRAVDVNGDNHTYWTWYGMAVLETIIITGISMRYRNLSFEGTHLVERMSLLTLIILGEGAIATAKACQYIAYSDGVFTFSGSVGASIFCAVLILYFLYMIYFDFQNEEYSGTIRTQIWSALHFPLHLALVLAVEDVSQNIMWNAAVVKSKSLGVEVFGKLPLFLDSSNATAQDFADAATSLNATAHDLITTQLQRSTSSLSTSQGLGYLGQVVISATPTIANGTEDFTAAGMPSGGFLPSSTPPFSRSPALIVVIHTRRRTERWNTLMRPLTLPNMSLSTGNVKLGRTSMRDGQCSHSHSPTSSCRLGWRLCCSRLWHG
- a CDS encoding uncharacterized protein (antiSMASH:Cluster_3), whose protein sequence is MQAQSRLAALLLALLLFCSHVSASGYQRTYTKTITKHKTVTTCKKTTTITKTSTYTQPGKAVTTTKTSTTTPVTTLVTTSTIIDPALSTTTTTTITSGTTTVAAPSGFQGVRDSLPQATYDPSLLADGSGPSEKKKREAIAELFEREKWTEEKWWKRNNYHGAKTKTVYTTKTKTVHSTKTIRKTSTKTVQGSPTSTATVTTTSTAPTSTVTITTTSNIIPPVITKTTTETTFVATAYAACASSNIANAVIEDEETLPIRRFGFTADSTAMDNSVLLGDDVEDGIACCSLFFAMPFASDPDNENGNGRPASQGVFIWDSDSQICVGYYHSVYNCTMQAGDPMNRQIVVSNERPGLEGLVVGNGQCGFIDGNEFGS
- a CDS encoding uncharacterized protein (CAZy:GT8~antiSMASH:Cluster_3); this encodes MRTRRPVLLLLALVLTVVLYISLRGTSQDVRHTSADISRSSKVKNNAYVIFLSSDVVDEAEDQDLEDDTYWIAARILVYQLLYAPETRTRRNYEVVVATTPTVSTAKRQRLRQDGAKVVEIEDVDAGWVQTNQTNWKSVMAKFRLWQMIQYERVMLLDADIVLQDCMDAAFDEEAVRTRRTIVPADYKPMKNEAVLPNDYAFAATARLNINGFNYPPLSKDDFMENGDALNAGFIILKPDQAMFEYYTSLTRVDRYLPNGEQLFERIWSEQALLNYTHRRDGPMPWGELDPTWMLLVPRVEHIVKGKPKALHQKWWKPMSHGIGPWLLPWKGRMDGFWEGREYAKRKG
- a CDS encoding uncharacterized protein (antiSMASH:Cluster_3), which gives rise to MLQRRRRVATALLLTLCILALYSWSRLEAVQLTLQWPTGAYDHGHHNKQVEGDEELRHLLIPATEVSNETCKLLASSIILDYPEPIILGLPEKRTLEGVSDGRARQLKERIFKLVVVLEYLESLPRSADQDLALVLDAFDVWLLLPPQLVELRYHRVLRQSNARLAARGILGFDSGGRAVGSSIVFGADQSCWPDETRPYCSHVPDSPLRDPNSETPTKEGTSAHAKWANTGVFMGPVQDLRELLRTSLKLSESGYQTDYKWRFDDQGAIQDVWAEQERARTLLAGGNATLKVPDSQHVSEFLQSMADSVEHGITIDHEGQVAQQAWSSMHSIFWTTYDSIKNKLKDPPDDFNDLPQPFGGDTGQTWGGTKIGVNLATKHAFPIFHMTAHKGLRWQLWPKMWFQKHGKTVLGQKSAKVALWSRDGTKIEHKTWNDICLQYTLFPD